AGCGATGATATAAGCGCCACAGAGGTTGGTGCCTCGCAAAAAAATCATAGAGAGATGAAATCTAGCTATCCATAGTCCATACCCCAAAATAAGTCGTATATACACCAGCAAGTGGTTCCTAATAAAGCAGGAATTGTATCCAAATTGCCACTGTATATTAATCAAGAAAATATACGTTAGTTAAAGTGACTTGATCCATGAAAAATGCAAGGTATTTTATAGAAATCAATCAAGTAAATCTGAGTTTGATATCATTGAGTAGGAACTAGGAATAGTAATCTCCAGCAATAAACTGAAAATCCAGTCAAGAGGTGGTACCCAGAACCAAAAGAATGAAGCCAACTCAAACGCATTCTGCAATGAAATTCAGATAAGAATGAAACATGCATGTCAGTTCAACCACGCTGAGACAGGGTAATAAAATTCTTTTaatggaaaaagaaaattaaaagaaaagctaACATAGTTACAGCTCTTTAGAAAACCATAATTTCTATGAACATAGCTAACCTGGAATAGAACAAAATGGATCAAGGACAGCAGAAGTTCTGGCTTCTTGAACCAGAAAAGATCATCTCGAGGCTTTAGCTTTGCTCCTACAAAGTATCCACTTATGCCAGCACTCTCCAATGCCAAGGTTGCAATAACATGCTGTAGTTTTGCACCCACCAAAAGGACAAGCTGTCCACGAAATGAAATTTCAGAATTCATAATATAGTGCAAATACcttctaaaaaaatttatcactgAGATTAAGCTCCGTTCactctagaaaaaaaaaaaaattgtttgatTTTCAAGTGCCTGTTTGTCAAAAAAATAGTTGTGCCTAGAGGGAGCAATTAGGATGCTCCCTGTAGGTTAGGATTTAGTCATTTCAGGTTCACACTGTTTCATGTTCCATCTATTCACATATGCAACATGAAGTTTTTTGGGAGTTTGCTTCAGATTGCTTTGGTTCACTTTGCAACTATTTTGTCGTTTCTTTTTGCTTTTATTCAATACTTCCGaatttttctatataaaaaataaattattttgagtCATTATGTTGACAGAGTTCAAGCCTAAAACTTTCTATTTTTTCGGGTTTAGCGTGTGCTTGGACAATTTTTGACCCCAATATCAGGCAGGTATGGATCAGGTTTGATGTCAAAAAATGCCACCTACCACCTAAAGACATCTTTTTCAAGCGTACAGGTGAGTAGCACAACTGaagctaaaaagaaaaaagagactTACAGTGATAGGAATGATGGCTATCCAGAAATAGAGATTAGACCCTGTAGTAAGGAACAAAAACCAAAGAAACACAAGTTCAGATAATATCAATCATGCAACACTCTAGAAGCCATGGGTAGCTAAGAAGTGAAATCCAATCTGATTGAAACAAATAAGTGACACTACGATAATCCTGCAAAGTCACTTAAGAAAGAAAAGACTTAAAGACAACATTCAAAGCACATGTTGCAATCTTTTCCCAGAAAATTAACCCAAGGAAGAGAAAATTAACTTTGATACCATACCTTTCACATTAAATAGCATGAAAGCAACAACGAATCCCCACAATGGACCACTGCAATGGAAAAACAGGTATTTTAGTGGCTTATTCTCTAAAATACTCGAATGCAAACCCAaagtgtgtgtgtatatatatatatatatatgcttccAGAAAAAATTAGCATTAAATCCAACCCAACTAACAGTTTTTACCTCACACCAACTATCCTTTGGAATTCTTCTTCCATGGAGCGAATCATGTAGCTGTGAAAATCATATTTCAAGGGGAGATTGTGATTCTGCCCAGAACCAGAAAATAAAAGGATCAAACATTAATACGCACTTAGTACATCTGCACAGACATTTGAATCATAAGAATCCACATATATAGGTATGTAGCTTTATATCGTAGCAGTGGACTACTTATTCTTAACATTTTACTTTATTCATACGAACGATTTTGAGTACAAGAATAGGCCATGTAAATTAGGGTCTCCTTTTACTGACAATACCAGTCTTATTTTAGGCCCATTTGGCACATTTCATCACTAGTAACCCTCTCATTTCAGGTACCTATCTCCTTTAttattcttcttcctttttgtttCTGATAGGGTAGAACAGCAGCACAGCAGTTGAATAGACTTTGTAAAAATGGTATTGAGCAGATCAAAGCATCAAGTTGAAAATtagaacttccttaacatgtcTTTTCACTTCTACAAAAGCTTTCTATGGGACAATCAAGTCACTTTACTCACTGCTTGGTACAAATTTTCAAAATGTATTCCGTGCAAATATATTTTGGTGCATATTGGTGCCTATGCAGCATATCCTATTATCAAGCAGTGAAATTCATATGCAAGTACTTTGCCAAATTTAGCTGTGAAACAATAAGACAGATGAATGACAAAATAAGGAAACAAATACAAGATAAAAGGAATAATCCTTCaagaatatacatatatatatatatgaggaCATTTCTGACAGTTGAGACACAGTATACCATGATAAAGCCCTTGCGAAGAGTAAGGTAGTCTGTGCGAACCACTGAACGCCCAAATTGCCGGAAGAAACAAGTCTGTAAGTTGATCAAATTAGAAACATCAACACAAGTCATCATCCAAACACAAATGGGTAGAATTTGGAAAATAGAATGAAAATGATAAGAAAGTGAATGAACAAGGAAACTATTAAGAACAACCAGCACAGAATAAAAAAGAGagggagaaagaaagagagagggaGGAAGTGAGGGTGCAAGTGCCAAGCTTCAGTTTCCCTAACAACTTCCTAGTACAAAAAGGCACCTTTAAATGAAGGGCACAGGTGGGTGCTCTAATTAGCACTTTAGTTTCAGATTTTCAACTTCACTTACCACATCATAAATTCCATTCATCATAACATTGTGTACCCAAATactaaataatgataaaatgagAATCACAGCTATGGCTTTATCATGGGGGACTAGAGTGAGTAACAAACAAATATAGGTTACAACGTATAAGAGCAAATAGAAGCAAAAAAACAGAAAGTTTTGTACCTACCACCCATATTAGAAAACTATTCCTGGCCAAAGGATTTGAAGCATGATATCTGACAAAGGTTGTTTGCCTTCGCATAGTCTGCTCTCTCGTGATTtctgaaaaagaataaaataaccAACTCATGATGTATGTCCTACAACTCAATAGATTGTATTTATTAAGTTAGTTTGGAAAAACTTGAGAATCAAGATGCCTCTTATGCCACAATGCTTATGACCAAATGAATAAAGGAAAATGTATAACGGCTAAGATAAACTGCTTTCTATGTTAAACCATAAACCTCAGGCCTAAATAGTCGGATAGTGTGTTATTGTCAAAGTGAGATCTACTAAATAACAAAGCAGATAAAATCTTTCCAATTTATTTTCCTCTTTCCACTCTCTTCCATACTCCTTAATGCCTTCATGGCAAGCTTCTACCTAACAGGATAGTGTGTTATTGTCAAAGTGAGATCTACTAAATAACAAAGCAGATAAAATCTTTCCAATTTATTTTCCTCTTTCCACTCTCTTCCATACTCCTTAATGCCTTCATGGCAAGCTTCTACCTAACAGTCTTCAATTCAGTGCTCATAAATAATGTGCCTTTAGTGTAGTATATAACACAAAAGGAATAGGAATGAACAATCTTGCTCATATCATACAACGCATATCAAGATAAAGATTTGACATCTCCATATCAGCAAGTCATCAAAATTAACTTTCTAAAGAATTACCAAACAAAATCCCTTACATTAGACATAAGCTTAGCCTTCCAAATTTGATTTACCAAAGGAAAGGAAAAATTGAATGAAAGTTGGAGCACAATGATGCGATGAGTATGATTGGCCTTGTGGACCAAAAATAAACAATGCCCTTTGCATGGATTATCAATTTTTTTGTCCATCCTTTTTATTTCATCAATTCTACCCTCAACCTTTAGGATTGATTTCAATTTTAgcaattaatttcaaattaacaaaaaaaggtGATTTCTACTAAgaagttaatattttattattcaacaacaattttttttcaatttttgaaatTAGGTTGAGGATGGATTTGGTAAAGTCAAAAGGATCGACTAAAATCGATAATTTACAAAGGTCATTGTATATTCTGTCATTAGGCCAAAATGATTTACAATAAACTATTGTAGAACCATCCAAAGTTGAAGATCTCCTACCCAGTTTTCTCCTTGAATTGATTCCAGAATTTACCGCTTACAAATTCAGAAGTCCAcaaaatatttctaaattttttcagATGTCGACATCCATCTAAAAGGTCACTCAAAAAACAACATTCTGCAGCAGCCCCATATCCTTAGGCCTTTTCTTGCAAATTCCCATTCTTAGGTAAATAAATTCTACTTGCAACAGTGACTAATGAAAACTATCAATGAAATCTCAATACATCCTCAAAGTTCCaggataacaattttatttgttCAGGGGctatttaaaaaagtaaaatttcaaaataggGATTAAATACATATGGTGTGGATTTGCTGTTCAATTAGGtgctgaaatgaataaaaaaagcaTCAAAAGCTTTCTATTATTTGATTCTCCCAAAGTGGCTTTGCAATTTTGAGGTTACCTGATAATGTATCATGGCGGTCCATGTGAGCCTCTTCTTCCCATATCCTCCAACTATGAATCTGGCTAATTAAATACAATTATAAGCATtagacaaataaaaaaaaaggtataATCTCGCATTTCAAATTGACAAATGGCTTTTATACAATTAACTATTACAAGCAGGATATTAATGTGTATTACATTGACATCTTGCCAAAAGTACATTTCCAAAGATACAAGTAATTTGGCTTAAAATAATGGGCACATCAGCCAGCCCTTTATTTCAGACAGTACAAGACCTGCTATTAGATGAAGATTAATGATAAACTAAAGAGAAACTGCTGATGGCAAGATACCAAGATTGAACTAATGGAAGAACAGTTTTACACAACATACTTGATAATGACAATGGACCAACCTAACCTTTCAAGTAGGGATAGTATGTGAGGCAAACAATAACCACAACAATGAAACACTAAGATATCTGATTTTAATGCCATACCAAAGTTCAGACTCAAAAGTATAAGCGGATGAAGAAATCCATACATTATCTAAAGCCACATCATATTTCACAGTTAACAATAGAGGATTCTCAATATGCATGAATATGGATCTTTAACAAGATGTACAAAGTTCTTTTCCATTCAAGAATCACAGTGGCAAGatgttatttttcattatttatcaCACAAATTAACTTTCTTATCATGCATTATCCTCTATACAGTGACAATAATTCTCCAATAGAAGCTTAAATTTATCACAGTATAGAACCAAGATAAATCATTCAATCAACTAAATTGGAATGAAAAAGTGTTCACATTGGGAATACAGAACAAGACAATGTATTCTGCTAGAATGAATGGAATTATGACAGATTTCGCAACCTTCACAATAGCCAGCAACATTGTTAAGCAACTGTAAGAGATATGTGTGACTGCCATGACAAAGATGAACCGATGCAACTGTTCAAGACCTTCATATGATACAAATGGCTCATGTCCCTGAAAAAATAATGAGGTAAagaattatatgaaaaattaaaaataaataaattgcttGAACATTTAacatgagagagagagacagagctGCCTAATGCAGTGAATACACATCTTATAATTGTTGTCTTTGGGGATTCATAAGGATGTGTGCTTCTGGGGCATCAAGagcttattatttctttttcctcAACTTTTGTTATGCTTTCATTTAGGGGAGGATACCTCATTCTCCTTATTCAATGTCTAATGAGTTCCTTTTTCTAATCTAGTACTATAAATAAACTGTATTGGAAAAATTCCATCTTCCAAAAACCACAGCTAATATTGAACTAAGATCCGGAACAATAGTTTACACGGAAAATGACATGCCTCTTTGCAGGTATTCTTGTCCAAGCTGTTCAGCATTCTCTGGACTCTGAGAGGTGAAAAAGACAGCATCAGTAGTTTACGTCCAGGGGAAGTATTTTCTTCCAATTCTTCATCAATCTCAGTCCTAGAGCAAGGAGCAAAAGTACTGTCATAGAACTTTGATGGAATGCAAATATTGGCTATTGTGCTTGAGGTAGCCGTTAGAAGGAGCGATATGAATCCAAGCAGCATCAGCTCTGAAGAATAGTCAGCAGAATTAAGACTTAAAATGAATGATTAAACAATACATGAAAATTAGCTTAGAGAAATTACAtccaaaataagaaaaagagcTTATATTTGTGGTTGCATATGGAGCTTATGCAAAATACcttctttcattttctccaCGGCCGCAAGCAAAGGTTTCCGATTAGTTTTCCTCAGCCACTTAAACAAAGAAATGAAATTGAGAGTAAACACAAAAGCACTGAAATTATGATGCACATCAATATCAGGGTAATCAAATTGTGCAAGGATTAAAATAACTTGAATTCAATCTGTTTGATAATTATAATCTTAAGAGTATATCCTTGTTTGAACTTCTATGCTGTGGATATATTTCCAAGCAAAGCAATTGGAAATTCACATAAAATTTCTTCACACCAAATATTAGGAGCAAATTTATGCATATAAAAAACCATAAACTGCACCTCCAAGTAATCCTAATTGCATGGCCTAATTTACAGGACAAAAAATCTTCTGTAATTTCCATATCATTAGCCAAAAACTTGAATGCAAAgatatattttgatattttcaattccatttttttaatagaaaattagcAATTCCtccctataattttttttaatctcttgtttggaatcaAAGTTTTcacaagaattcaattcaactcagttcttttctgtcatttttttgtttggaatgtatgaattcatttctttttaacttacaaagtttttatttaaaaaaaaaaaaaaagaaatcgtGCATgattcatttgaattcttttcttgcaaaatgaaTCATGCCAAACAGAGAGAAAAGAACCTGAAGCTTAATGCAACTCAGACAACCAAATAATCCCACAAAATTTTCCAAGTTGAATAATAATTGACGGACAAAAAAAATAACGCGTAactaaataaagtaaataacaaatacaaATGAGAAATATTAAGGAAATAAAAGCAGGATGAGACTTACATTACTTAGCCGGTGAATTGAGCGCTCCACAATCAAGGAAACAACCACAAAGATTGTCAGCACAGTTGCAACTGACCAAGTTGGAGTTAAGGCCAATGATCGCATTTCTTTGGTATTTTCTGCCATATTACCAGTACTCGTACACCCCCAAAACCTTTTGCTTCAAATCTTAAGTACTCAAAATTTCTCTCAGGCGAACCGCCAAAAAGAAACCAAACCCATGAAAAGTGCAATTACATCGCCAACTCATACACAGCCTAAAATATGATGTTTTTTTCCCCTCTCCCACTTCAACTGTAATATCCACAGGAGACAAATTTGAAAGATGGGCACTTCACATTCAAGCGATTACAAAAGCACTGAGAGAAAACTGACAAATGTGGAAAACGAGGGTTATATCTAAAATGTCTCCTATACTTGATTCAAGAAACTGAAATCTCTGccgaaaaataaaaacaaaaagaacaCCAGCCAAAGTTTATATTCTTCTTGTCACCGTTCGAGTAGAGAAAACGCCAAAATCCAGCGTTTTCTCGTCGATCTCTCTCTCTGTGTCTCTCCCTCTAAGAAAAAGAAACTCAGACTATCAAGAATATATCATTTTACACATGGGAAACTTTTCTTGGGTCTCAACATTTCCATGGAACTGCAAAGAAACTGAATCTTAGCGACAacattgatgaaagcaaatcaagTTGAGAGAAAAAGGTGGGATTTTTGGTCCTACAATTGCAGAAGCTTTTGGGGGACAGGTGAGTTttctttatgattttttatttctttctttagcAGAGAAATACAACAGATGAGCTGAAAAGGACCTTCACGAGGAGAGATCTCAGAGTGTGTAGACTGGAAACATTTCTCTCTTTTCTCGTCTTCTTCCTTCGGACAACATATGATGCCAGCAcacatatttaataatatggGAGCCAAAGGAAGTAGTAGTTGCAACAGCTTTCCAAATCACTAAGGACGGACGCCGAACGACGACGTCGTTTTAAAGCAGGAAAttgttttacttatttttacttatttattcatTATTCTCCGCTAATCTTGGCTACTAGAAAGATTTACTTTTCATTTGgtaaaataatagtaataataataataaaattaaaaggaagAAGACAAAGACACATGCTTCCCCTTATAGGAAAAGGCACTCATGcttttaagaaaagaaaagaaaagaaaagaaaatatttttaaaaaaatagattccATGTGCTTAGGCTATAAGTTGGAGtgcttattattaaattttttttaaatagaaatcagATATTAAGGGAgtacaatttaaaatttctcaGATTTTCTCAGATTTACTTATTATCAAGTTAAATCTATAATAAATTCAGTACTTATTACTAATTATATGGTAATTttgctaataattattattgcaaTCAGAATAAAACAGTTATTATACAATTCGATATAATAATTTTCACACTGTTGAAAACGCTTATAAGGAGTGCAGGCACAATACAATAAATCGATAAATCTACAGTGGTCAGTTGGATCCAGTTCTCACTGGTAGTCAACTAGTCACTTCCCTTAAAGAGTTCAAGTTGAGCTATAGTAGGAGAAGACATCAATATGTCTAAACTGACACTCTCTTAATAATTACATGAA
The genomic region above belongs to Manihot esculenta cultivar AM560-2 chromosome 3, M.esculenta_v8, whole genome shotgun sequence and contains:
- the LOC110612044 gene encoding MLO-like protein 11, whose translation is MAENTKEMRSLALTPTWSVATVLTIFVVVSLIVERSIHRLSNWLRKTNRKPLLAAVEKMKEELMLLGFISLLLTATSSTIANICIPSKFYDSTFAPCSRTEIDEELEENTSPGRKLLMLSFSPLRVQRMLNSLDKNTCKEGHEPFVSYEGLEQLHRFIFVMAVTHISYSCLTMLLAIVKIHSWRIWEEEAHMDRHDTLSEITREQTMRRQTTFVRYHASNPLARNSFLIWVTCFFRQFGRSVVRTDYLTLRKGFIMNHNLPLKYDFHSYMIRSMEEEFQRIVGVSGPLWGFVVAFMLFNVKGSNLYFWIAIIPITLVLLVGAKLQHVIATLALESAGISGYFVGAKLKPRDDLFWFKKPELLLSLIHFVLFQNAFELASFFWFWWQFGYNSCFIRNHLLVYIRLILGFAGQFLCSYSTLPLYALVTQMGTNYKAALIPQRIRETIHGWGKAARRKRRHGIFTDDSTIHTDTSTVLSVEEDDNPFLDVVGENGATTHSEVELEPVSTVSNSPGPFPNENSSRVGTPLLLPSSSIPTSKATVVSRESVARSSSMPARRE